From Anopheles coluzzii chromosome 3, AcolN3, whole genome shotgun sequence, the proteins below share one genomic window:
- the LOC120958428 gene encoding enoyl-CoA delta isomerase 1, mitochondrial-like: MLRVLQRSSRMVAPAARNFSSEAGNNKLVITEVDDKTGYATVTLNRPPVNSLSLELLRAISQTLDDLQNNKSRGMILTSSSNTVFSAGLDIMEMYKPNQERLRDFWSTLQDVWFKLYGSPFPTAAAINGHAPAGGCLLSLCCEYRVMCPNYTIGLNETQLGIVAPTWFQASLRNTISRRESELALTLGKMYTTDEALKVGMIDEIAENKEKALEQAVAFLNRFRKISPMARAMTKQALRSKDIVELEDNRSQDIDLFVYAVNQPAVQKGLEVYLESLKKKAQK, encoded by the exons ATGCTGCGTGTTTTGCAACGTTCCTCCCGTATGGTGGCTCCAGCAGCCCGTAATTTCAGCAGTGAAGCTGGCAACAATAAGTTGGTAATAACAGAAGTTGACGATAAAACGGGGTATGCCACTGTTACATTAAATAGGCCACCGGTAAATAGCTTAAGTCTGGAATTGCTACGAGCCATCTCGCAAACACTGGACGATCTACAAAATAACAAATCCCGTGGCATGATACTAACTTCG TCGTCCAACACCGTGTTCAGCGCTGGTTTGGACATCATGGAGATGTACAAACCGAACCAGGAACGATTGAGAGACTTTTGGTCCACCCTTCAAGATGTGTGGTTCAAGCTGTACGGATCACCATTTCCAACTGCAGCTGCTATTAAT GGTCATGCACCGGCCGGAGGGTGTCTGCTATCACTTTGCTGTGAGTATCGCGTGATGTGTCCTAACTATACGATCGGGTTGAACGAAACGCAGTTGGGTATTGTGGCACCGACCTGGTTCCAAGCATCGCTTCGCAACACCATCTCCCGACGAGAGTCCGAATTAGCGCTGACGTTAGGCAAGATGTACACCACGGACGAAGCACTGAAAGTGGGGATGATCGACGAGATTGCAGAGAACAAAGAGAAAGCGTTGGAACAGGCCGTCGCCTTTCTGAATCGCTTCCGCAAGATTTCTCCCATGGCACGTGCAATGACGAAGCAAGCGCTGCGCAGCAAAGACATCGTCGAGCTGGAAGACAACCGCTCCCAGGATATCGATCTCTTTGTCTATGCCGTTAATCAGCCTGCCGTACAAAAAGGGCTGGAAGTTTACCTCGAAAGTCTGAAGAAGAAAGCGCAAAAATGA
- the LOC120959152 gene encoding cuticle protein 8-like isoform X3: MAFKFVLLATLVAAASAGLLPVAHHGSIATSHSTIQHHAAPAIHHVGSVHAAPAIYQHSAPAIYQHSAPAIVKTIAQPTIIKSVEHHAPANYEFSYSVHDEHTGDIKSQHETRHGDEVHGQYSLLDSDGHQRIVDYHADHHTGFNAVVRREPSAVKIAQPVHKVIAQPVHVSSYAHAPVAHATVQHHHAAPIAHYSAPIAHHAAPIAHYAAPIAHHAAPIAHSTSSIVHGPSHLSHHHY; encoded by the exons ATGGCGTTCAAA TTCGTTCTGCTCGCTACTCTGGTAGCTGCCGCCAGCGCTGGTCTGCTTCCTGTGGCTCACCATGGATCGATCGCTACGTCTCACTCCACCATCCAGCACCATGCTGCTCCCGCTATCCATCATGTCGGATCGGTCCACGCCGCCCCGGCTATCTACCAGCACTCGGCCCCGGCTATCTACCAGCACTCGGCCCCAGCTATCGTCAAGACCATTGCTCAGCCCACGATCATCAAGTCGGTAGAGCACCACGCTCCGGCCAACTACGAGTTCTCGTACTCCGTCCATGACGAGCACACCGGAGACATCAAGAGCCAGCACGAAACTCGCCACGGAGACGAAGTCCACGGACAGTACTCGCTGTTGGACTCCGACGGTCACCAGCGCATCGTCGACTACCATGCTGATCATCACACCGGATTCAACGCCGTCGTGCGCCGTGAGCCATCGGCTGTGAAGATCGCTCAACCCGTGCACAAGGTGATTGCCCAGCCCGTGCATGTGTCCAGCTATGCCCATGCTCCAGTAGCTCACGCCACTGTCCAGCACCACCATGCTGCCCCGATCGCGCACTACTCCGCACCGATCGCGCACCACGCTGCTCCGATCGCGCACTACGCTGCCCCGATCGCGCACCACGCTGCTCCGATCGCGCACTCAACCTCCAGCATCGTCCATGGACCGAGCCATCTGAGCCATCATCATTACTAA
- the LOC120959152 gene encoding cuticle protein 8-like isoform X1 — protein MAFKFVLLATLVAAASAGLLPVAHHGSIATSHSTIQHHAAPTIQHVGSVHAAPAIYQHSAPAIYQHSAPAIVKTIAQPTIIKSVEHHAPANYEFSYSVHDEHTGDIKSQNETRHGDEVHGQYSLLDSDGHQRIVDYHADHHTGFNAVVRREPSAVKIAQPVHKVIAQPVHVSSYAHAPVAHATVQHHHAAPIAHYSAPIAHHAAPIAHYAAPIAHHAAPIAHSTSSIVHGPSHLSHHHY, from the exons ATGGCGTTCAAA TTCGTTCTGCTCGCTACTCTGGTAGCTGCCGCCAGCGCTGGTCTGCTTCCTGTGGCTCACCATGGATCGATCGCTACGTCGCACTCCACCATCCAGCACCATGCTGCTCCCACTATCCAACATGTCGGATCGGTCCACGCTGCCCCAGCTATCTACCAGCACTCGGCCCCGGCTATCTACCAGCACTCGGCCCCGGCTATCGTCAAGACCATTGCTCAGCCCACGATCATCAAGTCGGTAGAGCACCACGCTCCGGCCAACTACGAGTTCTCGTACTCCGTCCATGACGAGCACACCGGAGACATCAAGAGCCAGAACGAAACTCGCCACGGAGACGAAGTCCACGGACAGTACTCGCTGTTGGACTCCGACGGTCACCAGCGCATCGTCGACTACCATGCTGATCATCACACCGGATTCAACGCCGTCGTGCGCCGTGAGCCATCGGCTGTGAAGATCGCTCAGCCCGTGCACAAGGTGATTGCGCAGCCCGTGCATGTGTCCAGCTATGCCCATGCTCCAGTAGCTCACGCCACTGTCCAGCACCACCATGCTGCCCCGATCGCGCACTACTCCGCACCGATCGCGCACCACGCTGCTCCGATCGCGCACTACGCTGCCCCGATCGCGCACCACGCTGCTCCGATCGCGCACTCAACCTCCAGCATCGTCCATGGACCGAGCCATCTGAGCCATCATCATTACTAA
- the LOC120959152 gene encoding cuticle protein 8-like isoform X2, whose product MAFKFVLLATLVAAASAGLLPVAHHGSIATSHSTIQHHAAPTIQHVGSVHAAPAIYQHSAPAIYQHSAPAIVKTIAQPTIIKSVEHHAPANYEFSYSVHDEHTGDIKSQNETRHGDEVHGQYSLLDSDGHQRIVDYHADHHTGFNAVVRREPSAVKIAQPVHKVIAQPVHVSSYAHAPVAHATVQHHHAAPIAHYSAPIAHHAAPIAHYAAPIAHHAAPIAHSTSSIVHGPSHLSHHHY is encoded by the exons ATGGCGTTCAAA TTCGTTCTGCTCGCTACTCTGGTAGCTGCCGCCAGCGCTGGTCTGCTTCCTGTGGCTCACCATGGATCGATCGCTACGTCGCACTCCACCATCCAGCACCATGCTGCTCCCACTATCCAACATGTCGGATCGGTCCACGCTGCCCCAGCTATCTACCAGCACTCGGCCCCGGCTATCTACCAGCACTCGGCCCCGGCTATCGTCAAGACCATTGCTCAGCCCACGATCATCAAGTCGGTAGAGCACCACGCTCCGGCCAACTACGAGTTCTCGTACTCCGTCCATGACGAGCACACCGGAGACATCAAGAGCCAGAACGAAACTCGCCACGGAGACGAAGTCCACGGACAGTACTCGCTGTTGGACTCCGACGGTCACCAGCGCATCGTCGACTACCATGCTGATCATCACACCGGATTCAACGCCGTCGTGCGCCGTGAGCCATCGGCTGTGAAGATCGCTCAGCCCGTGCACAAG GTGATTGCCCAGCCCGTGCATGTGTCCAGCTATGCCCATGCTCCAGTAGCTCACGCCACTGTCCAGCACCACCATGCTGCCCCGATCGCGCACTACTCCGCACCGATCGCGCACCACGCTGCTCCGATCGCGCACTACGCTGCCCCGATCGCGCACCACGCTGCTCCGATCGCGCACTCAACCTCCAGCATCGTCCATGGACCGAGCCATCTGAGCCATCATCATTACTAA
- the LOC120959751 gene encoding dynein regulatory complex subunit 3: MGETTLSTDTSFNKELEPGVISNEMLTKAILEQGHKGEAGRLAQLNQLHLETVTVIRLEFQNILKIDHLWVMKNLEVLSLSFNKIDKIENLSRLPKLKELNLSFNFIEKMENLEKLENLRILSLYGNRITRVENVDKLERLVILSVGRNNINTLDGLERLRFLKDLRSLNLAENPIAQDQDKPLRLYLATLLPHLKYYEYVLIRPAERDAGKDKFQRELIDILEHERIEIIERTKAAKERDDEIRLSKSFVEHLNGHQLFESLFQGDPEGAALLSIGAEAVDLKNDYRNEAYSFTQNIYKMGLEQQEKRQAEIELYSRCIRDERKKAQLQGQTIIKNFLESYKSLYKLAKDIVGALKGRDLNSKAYNAETEKLLDELNLCKSGFNSLFEDTWHTLMGFEMQLFERTEEGNSTFENTIKEMTNEFIEMAQGQFVLLREAEINFSDALVDTVQQFVTFKAASGQADQLPDALKESLDDKDVISNMAAGMRDQHMQQIDAREDKLITRSRNWVKELCDDLQNSEIKRNRAKVLEITYFLDQHRQSFMSALDEVANKLEV, from the exons atggGTGAAACTACTTTATCGACAGATACATCCTTCAACAAGGAACTAGAACCAGGCGTAATTAGCAATGAAATGTTAACGAAAGCTATTTTAGAGCAAGGCCATAAAGGGGAAGCCGGTCGGCTAGCGCAGTTGAATCAGCTGCACTTGGAAACAGTTACCGTGATTCGTTTGGAGTTCCAAA ATATACTTAAAATTGATCATTTATGGGTTATGAAAAATTTGGAAGTACTTTCGCTATCGTTTAACAAAATTGACAAGATCGAAAATCTTTCACGCTTGCCAAAGCTGAAGGAACTGAATCTGTCCTTTaactttattgaaaaaatggaaaatctgGAAAAGTTGGAAAATTTACGCATACTGTCTCTGTATGGCAATCGTATCACACGCGTGGAAAACGTCGATAAGCTGGAGCGCTTGGTAATACTGAGCGTGGGACGAAACAATATCAATACCCTTGACGGGTTGGAACGGCTAAGGTTTTTAAAAGATCTACGATCGCTTAATCTTGCCGAAAACCCAATTGCTCAGGACCAGGATAAGCCTTTACGATTGTACCTAGCGACGTTGCTGCCTCACTTGAAATACTATGAGTACGTTTTGATTCGTCCCGCGGAACGTGATGCGGGAAAAGATAAATTTCA ACGAGAGCTGATCGATATTCTGGAGCATGAACGAATCGAAATCATCGAGCGCACCAAAGCGGCTAAAGAACGAGACGACGAAATACGGCTATCCAAAAGTTTTGTAGAACATTTGAATGGTCATCAGCTGTTTGAGTCCCTGTTTCAAGGAGATCCTGAAGGAGCCGCCCTATTGAGCATTGGGGCAGAAGCAGTAGATCTCAAAAATGA CTATCGAAATGAAGCGTACTCGTTTACCCAAAACATTTACAAGATGGGTTTAGAGCAGCAGGAAAAGCGTCAAGCAGAAATCGAGCTCTACAGTCGATGCATCCGTGATGAGCGTAAAAAAGCGCAGTTGCAAGGTCAAAC CATTATCAAGAATTTTCTAGAATCATACAAAAGTTTGTACAAACTAGCAAAGGATATCGTTGGCGCATTGAAAGGGCGAGATTTGAACAGCAAAGCGTATAATGCTGAAACGGAGAAGCTGCTCGATGAGCTGAACCTGTGCAAAAGCGGTTTCAATTCGCTGTTCGAAGACACCTGGCACACTCTGATGGGATTTGAAATGCAGCTATTTGAACGGACGGAG GAAggaaattcaacatttgaaaATACTATCAAAGAAATGACGAATGAGTTCATCGAGATGGCCCAGGGTCAGTTTGTGCTGTTGCGCGAGGCTGAGATAAATTTTAGCGATGCTTTGGTCGATACGGTTCAGCAGTTTGTAACGTTTAAGGCGGCTTCTGGGCAAGCGGATCAGTTGCCCGACGCGCTGAAGGAG TCCTTAGACGACAAGGACGTTATCAGCAACATGGCAGCGGGTATGCGCGACCAGCATATGCAGCAAATCGATGCACGGGAAGATAAACTTATTACTCGCAGTCGTAACTGGGTCAAAGAGCTATGCGATGATCTTCAAAA CTCCGAAATCAAACGTAACAGAGCTAAAGTGCTGGAAATTACATACTTCTTGGATCAACATCGTCAGTCTTTCATGAGTGCTTTAGATGAGGTGGCAAACAAATTGGAAGTGTAG